The DNA segment GACCGTGAGGGCATGCGGGCGCACCTCCTGGCGGAGGGGCTGCTCGCCCGGTTCGACACGCCTGAGCAGGCCCTCGCGGCGTGGCGGTCGGCGACCGAGGCCCACTGGGCGCGGCACGCGGCGGGGGAGGCCACGTTCGAGGGGCAGCGGCTGGACCGCGTACGGGCGTTCCTGGGGGCGGAACTCAGCGACGCCGAAGCTGAGGAATGGTTTCTGCGCTACGTCGGGCACTACCAGGCGGCCTGGCAGGTCTTCCCGGACGTGCTCCCCGCCCTGGACGCCCTCCCGGAGCACCGGCACGCGGTGCTGTCCAACTCCAGCCTGACCGTCCAGGAGCACAAGCTGCGCGTCCTGGGCCTGCGGGACCGGTTCGAGTCCGTGCTCTGCGCCGTGGAGCTGGGGGTGTCCAAGCCGGCCGCCGGGGCCTTCCTGGCGGCCTGCGAGGGGCTGGGGCTGCCTCCGCACGAGGTGGCGTACGTCGGGGACCATCCGGAGATCGACGGGCGGGGCGCGGCGGAGGCCGGGATGCTGTCCGTGTGGATCGACCGGGGCGGCCCGCACGCGCGGACGGCCGGGACGGCGCCGGCGCACCGGATCACCAGCCTCGCCGAACTCCCGGCGCTGGTCCGCGCGGATACCCGTTTTGGAGCCCCGTCCACCTTCGGGTAATGTTCTTCCTGCGCCGAGGGGAACGGGCCGAAAGGCCGGGCCCCAGGCGCATCTGCTAGAACAAGATCCCCACTCGGGGCTTGCGTTCCAGTGGCCTATGGTGTAATTGGCAGCACGACTGATTCTGGTTCAGTTAGTCTTGGTTCGAGTCCAGGTAGGCCAGCTCGCAGAGCTCATCTGCACCCGCGGATCTTGTCCGCGAGCCCCCGTTGTGTAGCGGCCTAGCACGCTGCCCTCTCAAGGCAGTAGCGCCGGTTCGAATCCGGTCGGGGGTACTGGTTCCGATCACTCGGAATCGCTAGGGCCCCCGTTGTGTAGCGGCCTAGCACGCCGCCCTCTCAAGGCGGTAGCGCCGGTTCGAATCCGGTCGGGGGTACTGACTGGTCTAAACCATCATTGGTCTATGGTGTAATTGGCAGCACGACTGATTCTGGTTCAGTTAGTCTTGGTTCGAGTCCAGGTAGACCAGCTCGGACCTGCGGAAACGCAGTGTCCAGGCCCCCGTTGTGTAGCGGCCTAGCACGCCGCCCTCTCAAGGCGGTAGCGCCGGTTCGAATCCGGTCGGGGGTACAGAAAGAAGGCTCCTCGCGCAGGCGAGGGGCCTTCGCTGTTTTCTGGGGCCGCTCCCAACAGCCGTACGCCGAAGCCCCGTTGAGCGAGACAGATCGGGCGGGAGCGGGCCGCGGCGTTGGGGCCCGCTCCCGCCCGGGGGAAGCGTGGAAGCGTCGGGGGAGTGCTCAGCCGGAGCGGCGCAGCGCCTCGGACAGCCGGGAGGCCGCGTCGATCACCGCCTGGGCGTGCATCCGGCCGGGATGCCTGGTCAGCCGCTCGATCGGTCCGGAGACCGAGACGGCAGCCACCACACGGTTGGACGGCCCGCGCACCGGCGCCGAGACCGAGGCCACGCCCGGCTCCCGCTCGCCGATCGACTGTGCCCAGCCCCGGCGGCGCACCCCGGACAGCGCCGTCGCCGTGAAGCGTGCCCCCTGAAGACCCCGGTGCAGCCGCTCGGGCTCCTCCCAGGCCATGAGGATCTGCGCCGAGGAACCCGCCTTCATCGTGAGCGTCGAGCCCACCGGCACCGTGTCCCGCAGTCCGGACAGCCGCTCCGCGGCCGCCACGCAGATCCGCATGTCGCCCTGGCGCCGGTAGAGCTGCGCGCTCTCGCCCGTCACGTCCCGCAGATGCGTGAGCACCGGGCCGGCCGTCGCCAGCAGCCGGTCCTCGCCGGCCGCCGCGGCCAGCTCCGACAGCCTCGGGCCCAGGATGAACCGGCCCTGCATGTCCCGCGCCACCAGCCGGTGGTGCTCCAGAGCCACGGCCAGCCGGTGGGCCGTGGGTCGTGCCAGTCCGGTGGCCCCGACCAGACCCGCGAGGGTGGCCGGACCGGACTCCAGAGCGCTCAGGACAAGGGCCGCCTTGTCCAGAACGCCGACGCCGCTACTGTTGTCCATGCAGCGATACTCCCGTCTCACTCTGTGAAACGCAAGTTCAATTTTCTCCGGAACGCGCCACTCTGGAAGCACACGGCGGCCCGCGTACGGCGGGCGCGGTGCCGGGCGCCCGTACGACCGAGATCACGGCGCGGGCGTCCCTTCCTCAGGTTCTCTAGATGCGTCGGCGGAACCGTGGCCGGCCGGAGGGAAAGCGATGGGTAGGACACTCGCGGAGAAGGTCTGGGACGACCATGTCGTCCGGCGCGCCGAGGGCGAGCCCGACCTCCTCTACATCGATCTGCACCTGCTGCACGAGGTGACCAGCCCGCAGGCGTTCGACGGCCTGCGCAAGAGCGGCCGTACGGTCCGTCGCCTCGACCTGACCATCGCCACCGAGGACCACAACACCCCGACCCTCGACATCGACAAGCCGATCGCCGATCCGGTCTCCCGCGCCCAGCTGGAGACGCTGCGCGCGAACTGCGCCGAGTTCGGGGTGCGGCTGCACCCGCTGGGCGACGTCGAGCAGGGCGTGGTCCACGTGGTGGGCCCGCAGCTCGGACTGACCCAGCCCGGCACCACCGTGGTCTGCGGCGACTCCCACACCTCCACGCACGGCGCGTTCGGCGCGCTGGCGTTCGGTATCGGCACCTCGCAGGTCGAGCACGTGCTGGCCACCCAGACGCTGCCGATGGCCCGCCCGAGGACCATGGCGATCACCGTCGAGGGCGAACTGCCCGAGGGTGTCACCGCCAAGGACCTGATCCTGGCGATCATCGCCCGGATCGGCACCGGCGGCGGCCAGGGCTACATCCTGGAGTACCGGGGCTCCGCCATCGAGAAGCTGTCGATGGAGGCGCGGATGACCATCTGCAACATGTCCATCGAGGCCGGCGCCCGCGCGGGCATGATCGCCCCCGACGAGACCACCTTCGCCTATCTGAAGGACCGCCCGCACGCCCCCGAGGGCGCCGACTGGGACGCGGCCGTCGCGTACTGGGAGACGCTGCGCACCGACGACGACGCGGTCTTCGACGCCGAGGTCGTCATCGACGCCGCCGGACTCTCCCCGTTCGTCACCTGGGGCACCAACCCCGGCCAGGGAGCGCCGCTTTCGGCACACGTCCCCGACCCGGCTTCGTACGAAGACGCATCGGAGCGGTTCGCCGCCGAAAAGGCCCTGGAATACATGGGGTTGACCGCCGGGCAGCCGCTGCGCGACATCGCCGTGGACACCGTCTTCGTAGGCTCCTGCACCAACGGCCGCATCGAGGACCTGCGCTCCGTCGCCGAGATCCTCCGGGACCGCAAAATCGCCGACGGCGTACGGATGCTGGTCGTCCCCGGCTCCGCGCGGGTCGGCCTCCAGGCCGTCTCCGAGGGGCTGGACGTGGTCTTCAAGGAGGCCGGCGCCGAATGGCGGTACGCGGGCTGCTCGATGTGCCTGGGCATGAACCCCGACCAGCTCGCGCCGGGGGAGCGCTCCGCCTCCACCTCCAACCGCAACTTCGAGGGCAGGCAGGGCAAGGGCGGCCGCACCCACCTGGTGTCGCCGCAGGTCGCCGCCGCCACCGCCGTCCTCGGCCACCTCGGCTCGCCCGCCGACCTGTCCGACACCCCCGTGCCCGCTGGAGTGCGATAACGATGGAAGCCTTCACCACCCACACCGGCCGGGCCGTGCCGCTGCGCCGCAGCAACGTCGACACCGACCAGATCATCCCCGCCCACTGGCTCAAGAAGGTCACCCGCGACGGCTTCGAGGACGGTCTCTTCGAGGCGTGGCGCAAGGACGACACCTTCGTCCTCAACCGCCCCGAGCGGCAGGGCGCCACGGTCCTGGTCGCCGGCCCCGACTTCGGCACCGGCTCCTCCCGGGAGCACGCCGTCTGGGCGCTGCAGAACTACGGCTTCAAGGCCGTGATCTCCGCCCGCTTCGCCGACATCTTCCGGGGCAACTCGCTGAAGAACGGCCTGCTCACGGTGGTGCTGGAGCAGAAGGTCGTGGACGCGCTCTGGGAGCTGACCGAACGCGACCCCGAGGCCGCGGTCACGGTCGACCTCGAAGCCCGCGAGGTGCGCGCCGAGGGCATCACCGCCCCCTTCGAGCTGGACGAGAACTCCCGCTGGCGGCTGCTGAACGGCCTGGACGACATCTCCCTCACCCTGCGCCACGAGGACGACATCGCCGCCTTCGAGAGCGCCCGCCCGGCGCACAAGCCCCGCACGCTGACGAGCTGAGCAACCGCTCGCACGCATAAGGTTTCGGCCACCTCGACGGCCGCCGCGTACCCCCGATCGCCACGATTGGGGGTACGCGCATGTCCGGGTCCGGACGCCTCCGAGCGCACCCGTCCCGCCCGCCAACTCCCCCTCATCACAACGAAGTTGCAGGTCCGGGCGGTCTCCGGCGGCACCCCCTCGCCGAGCCCCGAAACGGCGCGCGGAGGCGGCAGTTGCCCCCTGCGCAGGCGACAACTCGCCCCAGATGGCACAATCTGTGCATGGAACACGACGGCCAACTCCAGCTCTATGCGGCGGTCGCGGATCAACTCAAACAAGCGCACGCAACCGTGCGCACACTGCAAGTCCCGGAGGGCGTACGGATGGCGCTGACCCGGAAGCTGCTGGTCATTACGGCCGCGGCCAAACACGATCTCGCCGGCGCGGCAACGCGTCTCGAACGATTCACCGCGGACCTCGAAGCGGGCCGGATGCCCGAAGAGGACCGCTGAATCCGTCCGGGACCGCCGAACCCGATGCGGCACAAGGGTGAGAAGCCCGTTTCGTGTTTGATTTGCGGTATATATCTGCCTAACGTGCGAAAAAGCTTGAACACTTTCGTTCTGGCGATGTCTCCGAAGGGGAAGACGTGAACAAGGCGCAGCTCGTAGAAGCGATTGCCGACAAGATGGGTGGCCGCCAGCAGGCCGCCGATGCTGTCGACGCGGTCCTGGACGCCATCGTCCGCGCCGTCGTCGCGGGGGACCGGGTCTCGGTCACCGGCTTCGGGTCCTTCGAGAAGGTGGACCGCCCCGCCCGCTACGCCCGTAACCCCCAGACGGGCGAGCGTGTTCGGGTCAAGAAGACCTCGGTCCCGCGCTTCCGCGCCGGCCAGGGCTTCAAGGACCTGGTGAGCGGTTCCAAGAAGCTTCCCCGTGGTGGCGAGGTCTCCGTGAAGAAGGCGCCCAAGGGCAGCCTGACCGGCGGCGCTTCCGCGACCGTGAAGAAGGCCGCGGCGAAGAAGGCCACCAAGGCCGCCGCGAAGAAGACCACCGCCAAGAAGGCGGCGCCGGCGAAGAAGACGACGGCCACCGCCAAGAAGGCCGCCGCGAAGAAGGCCCCGGCCAAGAAGGCCACCGGCACCACCGCGGCCGCCAAGAAGACCACCGCGAAGAAGGCTCCCGCGAAGAAGGTCACCGCCAAGAAGGCGCCCGCCAAGAAGTCGACGGCACGCAAGACCACCGCCAAGAAGACCACCGCCCGCTAGAGGCACGGCCTTCCACGGCACCCGGTCCCACCAGGGCTCACACGCGCCGGGCCGGACTCCCCAGGGGAGTCCGGCCCGCGGTGCGTTCCTGCGGTCGCTCAGCGCCCGTTCAGAAGGTCTGGAGGGTCACCAGGGTGATCCGCAGCCCCTCGCCCCGCCCCTCGGTCTCGATCCGCACCCGCTGACCGGGCCGCAGCAGCCGCAGCCCGCCCGCGTCGAAGGCGGCCGCGTCGAAGGGCACCGGGGTGCCGTCGTCGAGCAGCACCTGCCCGCTGCGGCTCTCGGGGTCGTAGGTGTAAGCGGTGGCCTGCATGTCCGCAGCCTACTGCCCGGCCAGCGGCACCGGAGCGGTCCACGAGGCGCACGCCGCCGCCGTGTACGGGCCCACGCCCAGCTCCAGCGCCACCCGCAGATCCTCGCCCGTGTCCACGTCCCGCCGTACCGATTCCACGCTCCCCGGCGCCAGTTCCGCCGCGCCCGAGGCGCGGTGCCGGGCGCGCGAGGCACCGCCGAAGGCCGGGGCCAGTTGCCGGCCGGGCGCCGCCGCGAGCAGGGTCGTGCCCAGGGCGGCCGCGTCGGCAAGGAAGGCGCGCGGGAATTCGGCGGCCGCCGTGAGCACCCGCGCCAGTTCGGCCGGGCGCAGGGCGGGCAGATCGGCGTTGAGCGCGGCCACGGCCGCCTCCGGGCGGGCAGCGCGCACCGCCGAGGCGCCATGCGCCAGCGCGGCGTTCAGCCCGCCCGCCGGCTCGTCCGGCACGATCCGGGCGCCGAGCGCGGCCAGCGCCCGCCCGGCCACCGGGTCGTCCGTGACGACCGCCACATCCGCGACCCCGGGACACTCCAGTGCGGCCGCCACCGTGTCCCGCGCGAACGCCAGCACCAGCCCGGGGCGGGCCCCTTCGGCAATCGCGTCCGCGAGCCTGCTTTTCGCCCGTGCCAAGGGCTTCAGGGGGATGACCAAGCTCCACTGCACCGGCGTACCGTCCCTCTCTGTCCGCGCTCATTGTCACCCGCTCCCACCAGGCGTACCGAGCCGCCCCGGGGTGTGGGGGAATGCTGTGAAGGCCAGTCCGGGGGCGGTCGCCCGGGACATGCGGGCGTACGGTGTTCTCGACAGACCGGCGGCCCGGAGTCACACTTGTGCGGCCCCCGGCCGAGGTGAAGGCCCTCAGAGGCCATGGAGGAAGGTGTCCGCGTGTCCCGCCGCAGAATCGGCTTCTGGTACCGCTTCGCCGCGGTGATCTGCAAACCGCCGCTGGCGGTTCTGATCAAGCGGGACTGGCGAGGAATGGAGCACATTCCGGCCGACGGCGGATTTATCACCGCGGTGAACCACAATTCCCACGTGGACCCCTTCGCGTACGCGCACTATCAGTACAACACCGGACGGGTTCCGCGATTCCTGGCGAAGAGCGGCCTTTTCAAGAAGGGATTCGTCGGCGCCGCGATGCGCGGTACCGGACAGATCCCCGTCTACCGCGAGAGCACCGACGCGCTGAGCGCATTCCGCGCCGCGATCGAGGCGGTGGAGAAGGGCGAGTGCGTCGCCTTCTACCCCGAGGGCACCCTGACCCGCGACCCCGACGGCTGGCCCATGACCGCCAAGACCGGTGCCGCCCGCGTCGCCCTGCAGACCAAGTGCCCGGTCGTGCCGGTCGCCCAGTGGGGCGTCAACGAACTCCTGCCGCCCTACGCGAAGAAGCCGCACCTCTTCCCGCGCAAGACCCACCATGTGCTGGCCGGCCCGCCGGTGGACCTCTCCCGGTTCTACGACCGGGAGATGACCGCCGATGTCCTCAGGGAGGCCACCGAGGTCATCATGGCGGCCGTCACCCGCCAGCTGGAGGAGATCCGCGGCGAGAAGGCCCCGGCCGTGCCCTACGACCCGCGCCGCGAGCGGATCGAGCAGCGCCGCCGCACCCGCGCCCAGTCCGCCCCGGCAGCCCAGTCCGCCGAGGCCAAGGTCCAGGACACCGTGCCCGCGCCCGCCGCCGAGGCCACGCCCACCGTCACCGAAGGGGGAAGCGGCAAGTGAGCACGCCTGTCCGGGTCGCCGTCATGGGCACCGGCTCCTGGGGCACGGCCTTCGCCGTGGTCCTCGCCGACGCCGGCTGCGAGGTCACCCTCTGGGCCCGCCGCGCCGAGGTGGCCGACGCGGTCAACTCCACGCGCACCAACCCCGGCTACCTGCCCGGCGTCGAGCTTCCGCCGGGCGTGCGCGCCACCTCCGACGCCGCCGAGGCCCTCGGGGACGCCGACTTCGTCGTGCTGGCGATCCCCTCGCAGACCCTGCGCGACAACCTCGCCGACTGGGCCCCGCTGCTCGCCCCGCACTCCGTGCTCGTCTCCCTGATGAAGGGCGTCGAACTCGGCTCCGCCATGCGGATGAGCGAGGTCATCGAGGACGTCGCCAAGGTCGGCCCCGAGCGGATCGCCGTGGTCACCGGGCCCAACCTGGCCCGTGAGATCGCCGCGCGGATGCCCGCCGCCGCCGTGGTCGCCTGCACCGACGAGGAGGTCGCCCGGCGGCTCCAGGCGGCCTGCCACACCCCGTACTTCCGGCCGTACACCAACACCGACGTCATCGGCTGCGAACTCGGCGGCGCGGTCAAGAACGTCATCGGTCTCGCCGTCGGCATCGCGGACGGCATGGGACTCGGCGACAACGCCAAGGGCTCGCTCATCACGCGCGGCCTCGCCGAGACCACCCGGCTCGGCATGGCGCTCGGCGCCGACCCGCTGACGTTCTCCGGACTCGCCGGGCTCGGGGACCTGGTGGCGACCTGCTCCTCACCGCTGTCCCGCAACCACACCTTCGGCACCAACCTCGGCAAGGGCATGACCCTCGAGGAGACCATCGCCGTCACCAAGCAGACCGCCGAGGGCGTCAAGTCCAGCGAGTCCGTGCTGGATCTGGCCCGCAGGCACGGTGTCGACATGCCGATCACCGAGACGGTCGTCGGAATCGTGCACGACGCCAAGCCGCCGGTGGTCGCTCTCAAGGAGCTCATGTCGCGCAGCGCGAAGCCCGAACGACGCTGAGCGAAAGCGCCGGGTCGACGCTGTCCGGGTGCCTTACCAACGGGTACTCTCAACGCGATATGAGCACCGAGAACCTCCCCCAGAACCCTGCAGCGCAGCCCCGTAAGCCGCGGGTGGCCGTCGTGTTCGGCGGCCGCTCCTCCGAACACGGGATCTCCACGGTCACCGCGGGTGCCGTGCTGGGCGCCATCGACCGGACCAAGTACGACGTCCTGCCGATCGGCATCACCCGTGACGGCCGCTGGGTGCTGACGGCCGACGAGCCGCAGCGGATGGCCATCACGGACCGCCGCACCCCGGAGGTGCTGGACGTGGCGGAGTCCACCGAGGGCGGAGTGGTGCTCCCGGTCGACCCGGCCAACCGCGAGGTCGTCTACAGCGAGCCCGGCGCGGTGCCCAAGGCGCTCGGCGAGGTCGACGTGGTCTTCCCGGTGCTGCACGGCCCCTTCGGGGAGGACGGCACCCTCCAGGGTCTGCTGGAGCTGTCCGGTGTGCCCTACGTCGGCTCGGGCGTGCTCGCCTCGGCCGTCGGCCAGGACAAGGACTACATGAAGCGGGTGTTCACCTCCTTCGGGCTCAAGGTCGGCCCGTACGTGGTGATCCGGCCCCGCGAGTGGCAGCAGGACCAGTCCGCCGCCCGCAAGCGGATCGTGGACTTCGCCGGTGAGCACGGCTGGCCGCTGTTCGTGAAGCCCGCCCGCGCCGGCTCCTCCATCGGCATCACCAAGGTCGACGGCCTCGCCGGGCTCGACGAGGCCATCGCCGAGGCCCAGCGCCACGACCCGAAGATCATCGTGGAGGCCGCGCTGACCGGCCGCGAGATCGAGTGCGGGGTCCTGGAGTTCGAGGACGGCCCGCGCGCCTCGGTCCCCGCCGAGATCCCGCCGCCGAGCGCGCACGCGTACTACGACTTCGACGCCAAGTACATCGACTCCACGCCCGGTGTCGTCCCGGCCCCGCTCACCGACGAGCAGACCGCCGAGCTCCAGCGGCTCGCGGTCGAGGCGTTCGACGCGGCGTCCTGCGAGGGCCTGGTCCGCGCGGACTTCTTCCTCACCGAGGACGGCGAGTTCGTCATCAACGAGATCAACACCCTGCCCGGCTTCACCCCCATCTCGATGTACCCCAAGATGTGGGAGGCGTCCGGCGTGGGTTACGCGGAGCTGGTGGACCGCCTGATCCAGGCGGCACTGCGCCGCCCGACCGGGCTGCGCTAGTCGCTCACCGCGTCACCGCATGGAGGCGATCCCCTCGGGGATCGCCTTCTTCACGGCCGGGGCCAGGTCGACCAGGACGGCCGTCGAGTCGTCCGGGCCGGACAGCTCCTCGGGCAGTGTGACCTCCACATAGGCGCGGCGGTTGGCGGTGGTGAAGCGGGAGGAACCGTCGTCCCGCTTCTCCATCAGCCAGTCCACGCCGTCCACCCCGCCGGCCAGCGCGGCGGGGTCGTGACCCTGGGCGACCTTGGGGTCGGTCATCTTCGGCGGCCGGACCACCCCGCAGCGCAGTATGATCGCCGGGCCCGACCAGCCCGCCGTATAGGCGGAAGCGGGCCGTGGGTCGTCGCGGTGCCGGCCGTCCACCTTCCCGGGCAGCGCCTCGTCCAGACGCCGGCACAGGGGGGCGGTGCGTGCGTCGGGACGGGGAGCCGCGGCCGTGGTGCCGTCGTCCGCCGTGGAACAGCCCGCGACCGCGATCAGCAGCGCGGGCGCGAGCAGGCCGAGGGGCCGGTGACGGAAGAAGTTCACCGGCCAAGCGTAGACGGGGGCTACAGATGCACGACCGGGCAGGTCAGGGTGCGTGTGATGCCGTCCACCTGCTGGACCTTGGCGACCACCATGCGACCCAGCTCGTCGACGGTGTCGGACTGCGCGCGGACGATGACGTCATAGGGACCCGTCACGTCCTCGGCCTGGATCACTCCGGGAATCTGGCCGATCGTGTCGGCGACGGTCGACGCCTTGCCGACCTCGGTCTGGATCAGGATGTACGCCTGTACCACGGAACCTCCAGGGCGGCCACGAGGATCATGTGGGGAAGAGGAACGCCACGGTATCGCGTCGCCGCTCTCCGAGGGGAGACCCTGGGGAACGGGGCACGCGCGCCGGGGTGCGGGCACGACGGAAGTTGACGGCCACCTCGACCGTATCGGGGACACTGATGACGCGCGACCGGGCACGGGACAGGTACAGAAGGGGCTTGCAGCCATGAAGGGCACAGTGGGTGAGCTTGGTGAGTTCGGGCTCATCCGGGAGCTGACCTCCCGTCTCACCACCACCCCGGCGGTCCGGGTCGGCCCCGGTGACGACGCCGCCGTGGTCGCCGCCCCGGACCGCCGGGTGGTGGCGAGCACCGACATCCTGCTGGAGGGCCGGCACTTCCGCCGTGACTGGTCCACGGCGTACGACGTGGGCCGCAAGGCCGCCGCCCAGAACCTCGCCGACATCGCCGCGATGGGCGCCGTGCCCA comes from the Streptomyces seoulensis genome and includes:
- a CDS encoding HU family DNA-binding protein → MNKAQLVEAIADKMGGRQQAADAVDAVLDAIVRAVVAGDRVSVTGFGSFEKVDRPARYARNPQTGERVRVKKTSVPRFRAGQGFKDLVSGSKKLPRGGEVSVKKAPKGSLTGGASATVKKAAAKKATKAAAKKTTAKKAAPAKKTTATAKKAAAKKAPAKKATGTTAAAKKTTAKKAPAKKVTAKKAPAKKSTARKTTAKKTTAR
- a CDS encoding HAD family hydrolase, yielding MSIRAVVWDVDDTLFDYTTADREGMRAHLLAEGLLARFDTPEQALAAWRSATEAHWARHAAGEATFEGQRLDRVRAFLGAELSDAEAEEWFLRYVGHYQAAWQVFPDVLPALDALPEHRHAVLSNSSLTVQEHKLRVLGLRDRFESVLCAVELGVSKPAAGAFLAACEGLGLPPHEVAYVGDHPEIDGRGAAEAGMLSVWIDRGGPHARTAGTAPAHRITSLAELPALVRADTRFGAPSTFG
- a CDS encoding D-alanine--D-alanine ligase family protein, with the translated sequence MSTENLPQNPAAQPRKPRVAVVFGGRSSEHGISTVTAGAVLGAIDRTKYDVLPIGITRDGRWVLTADEPQRMAITDRRTPEVLDVAESTEGGVVLPVDPANREVVYSEPGAVPKALGEVDVVFPVLHGPFGEDGTLQGLLELSGVPYVGSGVLASAVGQDKDYMKRVFTSFGLKVGPYVVIRPREWQQDQSAARKRIVDFAGEHGWPLFVKPARAGSSIGITKVDGLAGLDEAIAEAQRHDPKIIVEAALTGREIECGVLEFEDGPRASVPAEIPPPSAHAYYDFDAKYIDSTPGVVPAPLTDEQTAELQRLAVEAFDAASCEGLVRADFFLTEDGEFVINEINTLPGFTPISMYPKMWEASGVGYAELVDRLIQAALRRPTGLR
- a CDS encoding DUF3515 domain-containing protein, giving the protein MNFFRHRPLGLLAPALLIAVAGCSTADDGTTAAAPRPDARTAPLCRRLDEALPGKVDGRHRDDPRPASAYTAGWSGPAIILRCGVVRPPKMTDPKVAQGHDPAALAGGVDGVDWLMEKRDDGSSRFTTANRRAYVEVTLPEELSGPDDSTAVLVDLAPAVKKAIPEGIASMR
- the ndgR gene encoding IclR family transcriptional regulator NdgR — protein: MDNSSGVGVLDKAALVLSALESGPATLAGLVGATGLARPTAHRLAVALEHHRLVARDMQGRFILGPRLSELAAAAGEDRLLATAGPVLTHLRDVTGESAQLYRRQGDMRICVAAAERLSGLRDTVPVGSTLTMKAGSSAQILMAWEEPERLHRGLQGARFTATALSGVRRRGWAQSIGEREPGVASVSAPVRGPSNRVVAAVSVSGPIERLTRHPGRMHAQAVIDAASRLSEALRRSG
- a CDS encoding lysophospholipid acyltransferase family protein, which translates into the protein MSRRRIGFWYRFAAVICKPPLAVLIKRDWRGMEHIPADGGFITAVNHNSHVDPFAYAHYQYNTGRVPRFLAKSGLFKKGFVGAAMRGTGQIPVYRESTDALSAFRAAIEAVEKGECVAFYPEGTLTRDPDGWPMTAKTGAARVALQTKCPVVPVAQWGVNELLPPYAKKPHLFPRKTHHVLAGPPVDLSRFYDREMTADVLREATEVIMAAVTRQLEEIRGEKAPAVPYDPRRERIEQRRRTRAQSAPAAQSAEAKVQDTVPAPAAEATPTVTEGGSGK
- the cofC gene encoding 2-phospho-L-lactate guanylyltransferase; the encoded protein is MQWSLVIPLKPLARAKSRLADAIAEGARPGLVLAFARDTVAAALECPGVADVAVVTDDPVAGRALAALGARIVPDEPAGGLNAALAHGASAVRAARPEAAVAALNADLPALRPAELARVLTAAAEFPRAFLADAAALGTTLLAAAPGRQLAPAFGGASRARHRASGAAELAPGSVESVRRDVDTGEDLRVALELGVGPYTAAACASWTAPVPLAGQ
- a CDS encoding Lrp/AsnC ligand binding domain-containing protein, giving the protein MVQAYILIQTEVGKASTVADTIGQIPGVIQAEDVTGPYDVIVRAQSDTVDELGRMVVAKVQQVDGITRTLTCPVVHL
- the leuD gene encoding 3-isopropylmalate dehydratase small subunit — its product is MEAFTTHTGRAVPLRRSNVDTDQIIPAHWLKKVTRDGFEDGLFEAWRKDDTFVLNRPERQGATVLVAGPDFGTGSSREHAVWALQNYGFKAVISARFADIFRGNSLKNGLLTVVLEQKVVDALWELTERDPEAAVTVDLEAREVRAEGITAPFELDENSRWRLLNGLDDISLTLRHEDDIAAFESARPAHKPRTLTS
- the leuC gene encoding 3-isopropylmalate dehydratase large subunit translates to MGRTLAEKVWDDHVVRRAEGEPDLLYIDLHLLHEVTSPQAFDGLRKSGRTVRRLDLTIATEDHNTPTLDIDKPIADPVSRAQLETLRANCAEFGVRLHPLGDVEQGVVHVVGPQLGLTQPGTTVVCGDSHTSTHGAFGALAFGIGTSQVEHVLATQTLPMARPRTMAITVEGELPEGVTAKDLILAIIARIGTGGGQGYILEYRGSAIEKLSMEARMTICNMSIEAGARAGMIAPDETTFAYLKDRPHAPEGADWDAAVAYWETLRTDDDAVFDAEVVIDAAGLSPFVTWGTNPGQGAPLSAHVPDPASYEDASERFAAEKALEYMGLTAGQPLRDIAVDTVFVGSCTNGRIEDLRSVAEILRDRKIADGVRMLVVPGSARVGLQAVSEGLDVVFKEAGAEWRYAGCSMCLGMNPDQLAPGERSASTSNRNFEGRQGKGGRTHLVSPQVAAATAVLGHLGSPADLSDTPVPAGVR
- a CDS encoding NAD(P)H-dependent glycerol-3-phosphate dehydrogenase; translation: MSTPVRVAVMGTGSWGTAFAVVLADAGCEVTLWARRAEVADAVNSTRTNPGYLPGVELPPGVRATSDAAEALGDADFVVLAIPSQTLRDNLADWAPLLAPHSVLVSLMKGVELGSAMRMSEVIEDVAKVGPERIAVVTGPNLAREIAARMPAAAVVACTDEEVARRLQAACHTPYFRPYTNTDVIGCELGGAVKNVIGLAVGIADGMGLGDNAKGSLITRGLAETTRLGMALGADPLTFSGLAGLGDLVATCSSPLSRNHTFGTNLGKGMTLEETIAVTKQTAEGVKSSESVLDLARRHGVDMPITETVVGIVHDAKPPVVALKELMSRSAKPERR